The segment CGACCCTTCGCGGAACTCCTCGATTTCGCAGGCGAGGGCGTGGGGCAACTCGTCGCCGAGTTGTTCGAGCGCGGTTTCGCGCACGAACTCGGCGCAGAAGAAGCGGACGGGCTGCGTGGAGATGTCGTCGTCGGGATAGAGATACGGACTGACGGGGAGCGCGGCGGTGACGGCGGCCACGAGTGCGTCGAGCCCCTCTCCGGTAGCGGCGCTGAGGAAGATCGCGTCGGGGTAGGTCGCGGCGAGCTGTTCGCGTTGTGCGCGGGAGAGCTGATCGAGCTTGTTGAGTGCCAGCACGACGTGGGCGCGCGGCGGGTGCTCGAGTTGCGCGGCGTCCTGGAAGGACACGGGCACCCGGGCAGTGGCATCGACGACGTGGACGAGGACATCGGCATCGCGCACGGCCGCGAGGGCCGCGTTGCGCATGGCGCTGTGGAGGGTGTCCTTGGGCTCGAGGAGGCCTGGCGTATCGAGGATGACCATTTGGGCGTCGCCCTCGGTTCTGATGCCGACGATGCGGTGCCTGGTGCTTTGTGGTTTGCTGGAGGTGATGGCGAGTTTTTCGCCGACGAGGCGATTGAGGAGCGTGGACTTACCGG is part of the Gemmatimonas sp. genome and harbors:
- the era gene encoding GTPase Era — encoded protein: MSRAGIVTVAGFPNAGKSTLLNRLVGEKLAITSSKPQSTRHRIVGIRTEGDAQMVILDTPGLLEPKDTLHSAMRNAALAAVRDADVLVHVVDATARVPVSFQDAAQLEHPPRAHVVLALNKLDQLSRAQREQLAATYPDAIFLSAATGEGLDALVAAVTAALPVSPYLYPDDDISTQPVRFFCAEFVRETALEQLGDELPHALACEIEEFREGSSPLYIRAVLHVERDSQKRIVIGANGQQIKKLGRSAREKIERFVGEPVYLDLWVKVLPNWRKNRSAVLRLGYGEPNTRG